The genomic stretch CGATACCAATCGTACCCAAAACTTCCGTCGTATGTTTTATATACGGTTCTGAATTCTACGACCGCATGCAGAAAAGGCTTTTCTTCCGATGCGTTTTCTAATAAACTTTTTCCGATTGTACTTGTTCCTGTGGGGTTATTAAGTGATAGTGCTTTCACAAAAGTAAAGCCGTTGTAAATATTATTCATTTGTGTTTATTTTATTTTATTTGTTCTTAAATATTACTTTTATTATAAAGAAATTATACTAACACGCCAAAACTCGACGTATAAAAACTTTAAAAAATAACATAATTTTCTTCATCCCTCTTCAGCTTGGCGAGAGATCTCCAGGTCGTTTTTACCAAACCTTTTTTAGTTGGAAAATTTTTCTTTTCAAAGTGCGGAAGGTCTTTAAAGGTTTTCCAGTTTCCGCCCCAATCCCAGCCGTGCTTTGCGAAAATTTTAACACATTCGTACCAGTCGGCAACTCGATCATTATCCCAGTCTTTTACAGTATCCCAACTTGCTGTTTTTCTGTCAATAATCAAACAGATATCAACGGCTAATCCGTAATTGTGAATACTTTGTCCGGCTTTGGCGTTCGTTACTTTTTTGCCGTTTGTGATTCTTCCGATCGCATACAATTTTTCCTGTTCTTCAAAACTTCTTAACCCTTGAGTAATTCTGATTTTTGCTTTTCCGGTTAATGCTTCATCACATTCTTTAATGATTTGTTTTACTTCCTCTCTCACAGATGGATGTAGTTTTTCTATTCTCTGTAAAGTAATTTTATCCATGGTTTTTTTAATTTCTTAGGAAAAACAAATATAAAACCGAGATGCGACAAAACTTGACGTTTGTGTAAATATTTAAAACATTGATTTTTAATTGATTATATAGATTATTGGAAATTTAATTAAAATGATTAATCTGTCTTAAAAATGATTGTTTGATCTTTAAGAATGAATATTTTTCATGTAAATGATGATAAAAAAAGAGCACAAATAAAAAAGGATTAACTATTATTAATCCAAATGAAGCAGATGTGAAAATGAAAGAATATTTCTTTATTTATTCGTAATCAGTAATACGATTTTACACAAGAAGTAATGTAACAAGAGAAGAGACCTTTCTGACTTTTTAAATCAAAGTATTTCATTTATTGTTGCTGAATAGTTTTTAAAATTAAGAATTTACAGCTTACTGTTCAATACTTTAATGTCTTTTCTTAATTCCTGTATTATTTGGTGAAGATCGACTTCATTTGAGTAACCAAGATTATAATCTTTGGGCAAAATTCCGTTAATATACTTCCATATTTCTAAGATATTTTCGGAAGCAATATCATAAGGTTCATAAAAAGAATTGTCGGCAGAAACGGTAATTGTATTTCCTTTTTTCTCAACAAAGGTTTTAAACGTAATGCCTTCTAGTGTAACAAATATATATTTATTTCCTTTTTTTAGATCCTCAAGTTTTTCCACATATTCACCTATAACTTTAGTTTTATCAACAAAAGGCGGCATCGAATCTCCGTCAGCCACAAACGCTCTATATTTACCATGCCCTAAGAAAGGCAGCGACATCCGAGAAAGACCTTCAATATATTCTGGATCACTAAAGCCTTTTAAATAGCCCATTGAAGCTGTTTGAGTTACAATTTCGATATAATTATTTCCTTGTTGATCGACAATGATCGGCAAGATAATTCTGTTATTTGGAAGATTAATCATTTCTTCTAACGGGTACTTTCCAATGTCGACAGTGAGCAAAAGATCTATGCTGATGTTAAAATATTTTGACATTTTAATTAAAATATCCGGTCCAGGTTGAATTCTTCCGCTTTCGTATGCAGCATATGCCGAACGAGTAATAATTAATTTGGCGGCCAACTCTGCTTGACTAATTTTTTTCTTCCCTCTTAAAAGCCTGATGTTATCTGCAAAAAATGACATTGTTTCAATTTGTAACAACAAATATATAGATTTTGTTTCAAATTGTATCTAATTTTGTAACGTGAACCGATCAATTGTACATATGGATTTGGATGCGTTTTTCGTATCGTGCGAAAGGCGTCAGAATAGGGAGCTCAAAGATATTCCGCTTATCATAGGCGGCGGCGACCGTGGAGTTGTTGCATCATGTTCTTATGAAGCAAGAAAGTTCGGCGTGCGTTCTGCAATGCCTATTCGGATGGCATTAAGGCTTTGCCCCGATGCGAAAGTCATTAAAGGAGATTACGAATTGTACTCTCAATTATCGCATACCGTTACAGAAATCATTCAGGAAAAGGTTCCGGTAATGGAAAAAGCAAGCATTGATGAATTTTATCTGGATCTTTCCGGGATGGATAAGTTTTTTGGATGTTTTCAGTGGACGCAGGAAATAGTTTCGGCGGTTACCAAAGAAACAGGGCTTCCTATAAGTTTTGCATTATCAGGTAATAAAACAGTTTCGAAAATAGGAACGGGAGAATCGAAACCCGAAGGAAACCGCCACATTATAGAGTCGGAAGTAAGACCATTTCTAAATCCATTATCGGTAAAAAAAATTCCGATGGTGGGTGATAAAACCTTTCAGCTACTTTCAAGAATAGGCATCCGCACTATTCATACTTTATCCGAAATGCCGGTTTTG from Chryseobacterium indoltheticum encodes the following:
- a CDS encoding M15 family metallopeptidase, whose amino-acid sequence is MDKITLQRIEKLHPSVREEVKQIIKECDEALTGKAKIRITQGLRSFEEQEKLYAIGRITNGKKVTNAKAGQSIHNYGLAVDICLIIDRKTASWDTVKDWDNDRVADWYECVKIFAKHGWDWGGNWKTFKDLPHFEKKNFPTKKGLVKTTWRSLAKLKRDEENYVIF
- the dinB gene encoding DNA polymerase IV, producing the protein MNRSIVHMDLDAFFVSCERRQNRELKDIPLIIGGGDRGVVASCSYEARKFGVRSAMPIRMALRLCPDAKVIKGDYELYSQLSHTVTEIIQEKVPVMEKASIDEFYLDLSGMDKFFGCFQWTQEIVSAVTKETGLPISFALSGNKTVSKIGTGESKPEGNRHIIESEVRPFLNPLSVKKIPMVGDKTFQLLSRIGIRTIHTLSEMPVLVLQQMIGANGKELWKKANGIDENPVIPYSEKKSISTEKTFAVDTIDVHELKRILSGMAEKLAYQLRQEQWLTSTVVVKIRYANFDTETKQMRIAYNSADHTLSRVALELFNKLYTRRMRIRLIGLRFTDLVHGNHQMNLFEDTEEQMSLYQTMDYLKNRFGADAVGRAVGFDFGK
- a CDS encoding XRE family transcriptional regulator, producing the protein MSFFADNIRLLRGKKKISQAELAAKLIITRSAYAAYESGRIQPGPDILIKMSKYFNISIDLLLTVDIGKYPLEEMINLPNNRIILPIIVDQQGNNYIEIVTQTASMGYLKGFSDPEYIEGLSRMSLPFLGHGKYRAFVADGDSMPPFVDKTKVIGEYVEKLEDLKKGNKYIFVTLEGITFKTFVEKKGNTITVSADNSFYEPYDIASENILEIWKYINGILPKDYNLGYSNEVDLHQIIQELRKDIKVLNSKL